A genomic window from Myotis daubentonii chromosome 4, mMyoDau2.1, whole genome shotgun sequence includes:
- the POU5F2 gene encoding POU domain, class 5, transcription factor 2: protein MAERKPSHLSPQPVGGGGGPRGPMPVGIDTPIWLSAHAAPGSLMVRPGVQMGISPSPEVWAVPLNPPSYRLRGEVVPCEALVGAGEAGAWLQSPSEGTLRGPLSALRYIPRLALPEDLSAVEKEMEQLAKELRERRMTLGYSQADVGFAVGALFGKVLSQTTICRFEAQQLSLANRWKLRPLLRKWLEEVDTKNLLGLCRMEMILHQAQKWRRASRERRIGNNLEQFFLQCPKPTAQQMSRIAGQLRLRKDLVQVWFYNRSKMGGLPTNDFCPPEEVGVARPPFPGGTVCFPLASGLRFGPPSYGGPYFTPLYSSAPFPEGGALLSAPSTTPGAPRLSN, encoded by the coding sequence ATGGCGGAGCGCAAGCCCTCCCACTTGTCCCCTCAGCCAGTTGGTGGTGGGGGCGGGCCCAGAGGGCCAATGCCAGTGGGTATTGACACTCCAATTTGGTTAAGTGCCCATGCGGCCCCTGGCAGTTTGATGGTCAGGCCGGGTGTCCAGATGGGAATCTCCCCGAGCCCTGAGGTGTGGGCGGTGCCCCTGAATCCCCCGTCATACAGATTGCGGGGCGAGGTGGTGCCCTGCGAGGCCCTGGTCGGAGCTGGCGAGGCGGGGGCCTGGCTGCAGAGCCCTTCAGAAGGCACTCTCCGTGGGCCTCTCAGCGCGCTGCGGTACATCCCGAGGTTGGCGCTGCCCGAGGACCTCTCGGCCGTGGAGAAAGAGATGGAACAGCTGGCCAAGGAGCTGAGAGAGAGGAGGATGACCCTTGGGTACTCGCAGGCCGACGTGGGGTTCGCTGTGGGCGCTCTTTTTGGAAAGGTGCTTAGCCAGACGACCATCTGCCGCTTCGAGGCCCAGCAGCTCAGCCTCGCCAACAGGTGGAAGCTGCGCCCGTTGCTGAGAAAGTGGCTGGAGGAAGTGGATACCAAGAACCTTCTGGGCTTATGCAGAATGGAGATGATCCTGCACCAGGCTCAGAAGTGGAGACGGGCAAGCAGGGAGAGGCGCATCGGAAACAACCTGGAGCAATTCTTCCTGCAGTGCCCGAAACCCACAGCCCAGCAAATGAGCCGCATCGCTGGGCAGCTTCGGCTGCGGAAGGACCTGGTCCAAGTTTGGTTCTATAACCGGAGCAAGATGGGCGGTCTGCCAACTAATGATTTCTGTCCACCGGAGGAGGTGGGGGTTGCCAGGCCTCCTTTCCCAGGGGGAACAGTATGCTTTCCCCTAGCATCCGGGCTCCGTTTTGGTCCCCCCAGCTATGGGGGACCTTACTTTACACCCTTGTACTCCTCAGCCCCTTTCCCTGAGGGAGGcgccctcctctctgcccccagcACCACTCCGGGCGCCCCCAGGCTTTCCAACTGA